One Novosphingobium sp. EMRT-2 DNA segment encodes these proteins:
- a CDS encoding AAA family ATPase, translating to MTDQSKIPLPPSGPSLIERAAGTFDFRKVLQTPVPAAPSEPAPEASAPDAAPVTPVAPVPPLPAAVDGPAPVAAQPVLDGIPAEQVFKGKLHPIDRLHLREQCLIEPDGAVTELLEEFRIVKRQLLLTAADSRAGRGAPHGERILVCSAHPGEGKTFCATNLALSIAAEKDNEVLLVDADFAKPSVLSALGLPGGPGLMDALADPSVVVEDCILGTDIPGLFVLPAGNSTGSDTEYLASARTRTVLDRLTAHAPNRIVIFDSPPALAASPASELAMHVGQAMMVVRADQTGEAELRDAVNILSGCENIRLLLNCTRFSPTGRRFGSYYGYKE from the coding sequence ATGACCGACCAGAGCAAAATCCCGCTGCCGCCTTCCGGCCCGTCGCTGATTGAGCGCGCGGCCGGGACGTTCGATTTCCGCAAGGTGTTGCAGACTCCGGTGCCCGCCGCTCCCAGCGAACCGGCTCCGGAAGCGTCTGCGCCTGATGCCGCGCCCGTCACGCCTGTCGCGCCCGTGCCGCCCTTGCCGGCGGCCGTGGACGGTCCGGCACCGGTGGCGGCGCAACCCGTGCTTGACGGTATCCCGGCGGAACAGGTCTTCAAGGGCAAGCTGCATCCGATCGACCGCCTGCACTTGCGCGAACAGTGCCTGATCGAACCCGATGGCGCGGTGACGGAACTGCTGGAAGAGTTTCGCATCGTGAAGCGCCAGCTGCTGCTGACGGCGGCGGATTCGCGCGCCGGGCGCGGCGCCCCGCATGGCGAGCGCATTCTTGTCTGTTCGGCCCACCCGGGCGAGGGCAAGACGTTCTGCGCCACCAATCTGGCGCTGTCGATCGCGGCGGAAAAGGACAACGAAGTCCTGCTGGTCGATGCTGATTTCGCCAAGCCCAGCGTGCTGTCCGCGCTCGGGCTGCCCGGCGGCCCCGGCCTGATGGACGCGCTGGCCGATCCATCGGTCGTGGTCGAGGACTGCATCCTCGGCACCGACATTCCCGGCCTATTCGTGCTGCCGGCCGGCAATTCGACCGGCTCCGACACCGAATACCTGGCGTCCGCACGAACGCGTACGGTGCTGGACCGGCTGACGGCGCACGCGCCCAACCGCATCGTCATCTTCGACAGCCCGCCCGCGCTGGCGGCCTCTCCGGCTTCGGAGCTGGCCATGCATGTCGGACAGGCGATGATGGTCGTCCGTGCGGACCAGACCGGCGAAGCCGAACTGCGCGACGCGGTGAACATCCTTTCCGGCTGCGAGAACATCCGGCTGCTGCTCAACTGCACGCGCTTCTCACCCACAGGCCGGCGTTTCGGCTCTTATTACGGGTACAAGGAATGA
- a CDS encoding preprotein translocase subunit YajC — protein MARLSTRRGAQFALHGAAALLALHGAPALAQKLDYGNVDDASGGGDAGGDASAKGRGGHSIRSAGGGARTTIQPYLEVSQNLLAELKPGDDVLTYTAIAAGVDVALNGRNTQGAVSFRYERRITEKGNTANGDTISGLARVKHDLIPRTLSVEAGGLATRTRVDATGAGSLNPVATSSATTQIYSAYAGPALATHVGDVAVNGSYMVGYTKVDTKNGVTAVAGQPSSNIFDHSLSQSAQLSAGVRPGVIAPVGVTASGRYAQEDISNLDQRYRELNAGVQVTLPVTQDLALVGDVGYQDVQVSARDAVYDVNGVPVIGSNGRFVTDKSKPRVIAYDFSGLSWDAGVMWRPSRRTSLSAFVGRRYDSTTYYGSFSYAPNARSALGISVYDGISGFGSSLGNALRDVPTDFEVGRDPFNGNISGCGIGSTGGGCVDGALASLSSSVFRARGVNATYGMTVGRLRAGIGAGYVRRKFIAARGTVLGLADSTVDESWYVDGGVSGRLDRRSSFAVAVYSAWYNSGSAGNAKGNAVGANASYFRNLTDRLVGSAAVGIDGFSRKAAPDELVASGRIALRYNF, from the coding sequence ATGGCCCGCCTTTCCACGCGCCGGGGCGCGCAATTCGCCCTGCACGGGGCCGCAGCGCTGCTGGCGCTGCACGGCGCGCCCGCGCTGGCGCAGAAGCTTGACTATGGCAATGTCGATGACGCCTCGGGCGGCGGCGACGCGGGTGGGGACGCTTCCGCGAAGGGCCGGGGTGGTCATTCGATCCGTTCCGCCGGCGGCGGCGCGCGGACCACGATCCAGCCCTATCTCGAAGTCTCGCAGAACCTGCTGGCCGAACTGAAGCCCGGCGACGACGTGCTCACCTACACCGCGATCGCGGCCGGGGTCGATGTGGCGCTTAACGGGCGCAACACGCAAGGCGCGGTCTCGTTCCGCTACGAACGGCGCATCACCGAAAAGGGCAATACCGCCAACGGCGACACGATCTCGGGCCTCGCCCGGGTGAAGCACGATCTGATCCCGCGCACGCTGTCGGTGGAAGCCGGCGGCCTGGCGACGCGGACCCGCGTCGATGCGACCGGCGCGGGCAGCCTGAACCCCGTGGCCACCAGCAGCGCGACCACGCAGATCTATTCGGCCTATGCCGGGCCGGCGCTGGCGACGCATGTCGGCGATGTGGCGGTCAACGGCTCCTACATGGTGGGCTACACCAAGGTGGATACCAAGAACGGCGTGACCGCCGTGGCCGGGCAGCCCAGCTCCAACATCTTCGATCATTCGCTTTCGCAATCGGCGCAGCTTTCGGCAGGCGTACGCCCCGGCGTGATCGCGCCGGTGGGCGTGACCGCCAGCGGCCGCTATGCGCAGGAAGACATTTCCAACCTCGACCAGCGCTATCGCGAACTGAACGCCGGCGTGCAGGTGACCCTGCCGGTGACGCAGGACCTCGCGCTGGTGGGCGATGTCGGGTATCAGGACGTGCAGGTTTCGGCCCGCGATGCGGTCTATGACGTCAACGGCGTGCCGGTGATCGGCAGCAACGGCCGCTTCGTCACCGACAAGTCCAAGCCGCGCGTGATCGCCTATGACTTCAGCGGTCTCAGCTGGGATGCCGGCGTGATGTGGCGGCCCAGCCGGCGCACATCGCTTTCGGCCTTCGTCGGCCGCCGGTACGACAGCACGACCTATTACGGCAGCTTCAGCTATGCGCCCAATGCGCGCAGCGCGCTGGGTATCTCGGTCTATGACGGCATTTCCGGCTTCGGTTCCTCGCTGGGCAACGCGCTGCGCGACGTGCCGACCGACTTCGAGGTCGGCCGCGATCCGTTCAACGGCAACATCAGCGGTTGCGGCATCGGTTCGACCGGCGGCGGCTGCGTCGACGGCGCGCTGGCCTCGCTGTCGTCGTCGGTGTTCCGCGCCCGGGGCGTCAACGCGACGTACGGGATGACCGTGGGCCGCCTGCGCGCGGGGATCGGCGCCGGCTATGTCCGCCGCAAGTTCATTGCCGCGCGGGGCACGGTATTGGGCCTTGCCGATAGCACCGTGGACGAAAGCTGGTATGTCGATGGCGGCGTTTCCGGCCGGCTCGACCGGCGATCCAGTTTCGCCGTGGCGGTTTACAGCGCTTGGTACAACAGCGGTTCGGCTGGCAATGCCAAGGGCAACGCGGTGGGCGCCAACGCTTCCTATTTCCGCAACCTGACCGATCGTCTGGTCGGCAGCGCGGCGGTGGGCATCGATGGCTTCAGCCGAAAGGCGGCGCCGGACGAACTCGTCGCATCGGGCCGGATCGCCCTGCGCTACAATTTCTAA